CCTATGGCGCGATCAAGCGCACCGGCGAGATCCGCTATTCCGAGTGTTTCCAGTGCCTTGACTGTGTGGCGTCACTTGACGACAAAAGCCGCTGTGTGCCTTTGGTGCTGGCGGCGAACGAAAGGCTCGGGCATGAAGCGGCGGCGGTTTCTGCAGATCGTGGCGGGGCGGCGCTGATCGCGCAAGGCGCGCGGGCCGAGACCTGGACGGGCCGGGCCTTTGGCGCCGATCTGCGGATCACCGCGCCCGGTGCCCTGCCGCTGGCCGAGATCCGCGCCGAGATCGCGGCGATCGAGGCCACCTTTTCGTTGCACGCCGACAGCGAATTGACCCGGCTGAATGCGACCGGCCGCGGTCCGGGCTCGGCGCGGATGCGGTCAGTGCTGGCGGTGGCGAAACGCGTGCATGACCTGACGCGCGGGGCCTTTGATCCGACGGTGCAGCCGCTCTGGCTTGCCCTGGCCGAAGGCCGCGATCCGCTGCAACCGCGCGCGGCGATCGGCCTGCACCGGGTGCAGATCGGGCGGGAGATCGTGCTTTCGCGCGGGCAGGCGCTGACCTTGAACGGCATCGCGCAGGGCCATGGCGCCGAGCGCGTGGCCGAAATCTGCGCCCGCGCGGGCCTTGGCGATTGTCTGATCGACATGGGCGAGTTTCAGGCGCTGGGCGGGCCGTTCCGGCTGGGGATCGAAGACCCCGAAGCCGGGCTGGTGGCGGTGCGATCACTGACGGCGGGCGCGATGGCGACATCCTCGCCCGCCGCGATGCCCTTTCCGGGGGGCAGCCATATCCTTGGCCCGCATGGACAAATTCCGCGCTTCTCGACGGTGACGGTGGAAGGCGCCAGTGCCACGCTCTGTGATGCCGCCTCGACCGCCTTCGTGCTGATGGAACGCGACGAGATCATCCCAGCCGCCCGCAGGCTGCGGCTGCGCGCGGTGACGGCGGTGGATTTTCAGGGCAATTTCGAGACGCTGGTCTAACGCTCCGGCGGCTCGAAGCTGACGCCGTGATCGGCGAAGATCTGCGCGATCCGGCCATCGGCCAGCGCCGCCGCGATCGCATCATCGACCGCATAGCCAAGGTCGCGATGCTGAAAGGAAATCGCCAGCCCCAAAGTCCAGCTGGGCCGCGCCAGCCCCAGAAGCGGCGGTTCATGCAGCCCGATGCCGGGGGCCAGATGCGCCTCGAGCTCGGCGCGCGGCCCCATCGCGGCCCTCACCTCCCGCGCGGCAAGCCCCGCCATCGCCGCGCCGGTGGTTTTGTAGCGATGCACCTTGTCCGCCGTCGCCCCATGCGCGACCGAGGTCAGGAAGAAATCCGAAATCGAGTCATTCTCGACCCCCACCGGATCGTAGCGAAAGACCGCAGGCACCGGCGGCTTGTCCGGATAGCTTGCGATGTCATAGGCGATCGCCAGCCGCTCGGTCGCATATTGGCCGGTGAAGACAACCTGGTCGAAACGGCAGGCATAGGCGACATCATAGGGAACATGCCCCATGATATCAGACACATGCCCACCCACGGCCGCGCCGCGATAGACGTAATTGAGCAGATCGGCATCCAGCGTCTCGCCCGCCTGCACCAGCCGGATGCGGGGCGTGACCCCCAGATCGGCGGCAATCAGCTGTGCGATCTCGACATCGATGCCCTGCGGCTGACCGCGCTCCGCCCAGGACCAGGGCTTGTAGTTTTCATAAAGCGCCACCTCGATCCAGCCATCCTCGCGGATGCGGTCGAGGCTGCGCCCGATATCCTGCGCGGGGGTGTTTTGCAGCTTCTGTTCGGGGGCCTGCCCCTCGCAGGCGGCCCCGGCCGCAAGCGGCGCCAGACCGGCAAGGGCAAGCCCCAGCGCGACAGACCGCAGCGCCGCCCGCCCGCTCATTTCGCCGCCGACAGGCCCAGCGACAGCAGCTCGGCCGCGTGCTTGAAACTGGCCTTGTCCGCGCTCAGCACCTCGGCGGCGCGGCTGACCGTGCTGTCGGCCACCGGCGCGCCCGAAAAGGTCTTCACCTCGGAATTGATCTGTTCCAGCTCTTCCTTGACCGCCACGCCATCCGCCGTGCCCGCCTCCAGATCGGCGACGATCGCGCGCAGCCGGTCGGTGTGGCTGTCAAGCGCCCCATCCTCGGGCCGGGTCTCGATATAGGTGCGGATCGCCCAACCGGCCTTTTGCCCCAGAACCGGACCAAAGGCGGGCATCTTCGTCGTGCCGTCCTGGGTATAGCCGTGCTGGAACCGCTCGGCGAACCATTCATCGCCATATTCCTCGGCCTCGAGGAAGCGCAGATCCGGCGCCAGACCGCCCGAGACCGCGCCAAGCCCATGACAGCGCGCGCAATTCTGGTTGAAACCGGAATCGCCGATTTTCACCGCCGCCTTCCAGACCTCCTCGCCCGCCTTCTCGGCGCGATAGGGGTTTTCGGTCAGCCATTCCTCGCCCACCTCGGGCAGGGCATCGGTGTTCACCGGCTGCGGCGTCACATCGCCATGCGCCAGAAGCGGCCCCGGAAGACAG
This DNA window, taken from Rhodobacter capsulatus SB 1003, encodes the following:
- the pedF gene encoding cytochrome c-550 PedF is translated as MLDVRNRRFLAALLLACLPGPLLAHGDVTPQPVNTDALPEVGEEWLTENPYRAEKAGEEVWKAAVKIGDSGFNQNCARCHGLGAVSGGLAPDLRFLEAEEYGDEWFAERFQHGYTQDGTTKMPAFGPVLGQKAGWAIRTYIETRPEDGALDSHTDRLRAIVADLEAGTADGVAVKEELEQINSEVKTFSGAPVADSTVSRAAEVLSADKASFKHAAELLSLGLSAAK
- a CDS encoding substrate-binding periplasmic protein; translation: MSGRAALRSVALGLALAGLAPLAAGAACEGQAPEQKLQNTPAQDIGRSLDRIREDGWIEVALYENYKPWSWAERGQPQGIDVEIAQLIAADLGVTPRIRLVQAGETLDADLLNYVYRGAAVGGHVSDIMGHVPYDVAYACRFDQVVFTGQYATERLAIAYDIASYPDKPPVPAVFRYDPVGVENDSISDFFLTSVAHGATADKVHRYKTTGAAMAGLAAREVRAAMGPRAELEAHLAPGIGLHEPPLLGLARPSWTLGLAISFQHRDLGYAVDDAIAAALADGRIAQIFADHGVSFEPPER